Sequence from the Candidatus Eisenbacteria bacterium genome:
GCGAAGTGCAGAGCTGAGTGGCGTTCCCGGCCGATCGATTCGTCGACTCGCTTCTCACCGCCGGCATCGACTTCGCGACCGGCGTGCCCTGCTCGCTGGTCGGCCCGGTCATCGCCGAGCTCGAGCGGCGCGAGCTCTATCACGGCGAGACGCGCGAGGACGCGGCGCTCGGCGTCGCCGCCGGCGCCTACCTCGGCGGCAAGCTGCCGATGGTCGTGATGCAGAATTCGGGTCTCGGCGTGTGCTTGAACGCCCTCGCGTCGCTCCATCTCCTGTACGAGATGCCGTGCCTCGTGCTGGTCACCTGGCGCGGCATGGCGGGCAAGGATGCCCCCGAGCACCTGGTGATGGGCGAGGTGATGCCGCGGCTGCTCGATCTCTTCGGCATCCCGTGGCGCGCGCCCGAGCCCGACGCGCTCGCCGGCGACGTCGCCTGGGCCGGTGAGCGCCTGCGGGCGACCCGCAAGCCGGTGGCCCTGGTCGTTAGGCCGGGGCTCTTCACGACCCACGGCTAGCCCATGACGCTCGCCGACGCGCTCGCGATCATCATGCCTCGGCTCACGAACGAGGCGTGCGTGTGCTCGAATGGCTTCATGTCGCGCGCGGCGTACGGCGCGCGCGACAGCGACGCGTCGTTCTACATGATCGGGTCGATGGGGCTCGCCTCGTCGATCGGTCTCGGCATCGCCACGGCGCGCCCTTCGCGCCGCGTCCTCGTGCTCGATGGCGACGGCAACGTGCTGATGAACATGGGCACCCTCGCGACGATCGCCGTCGCGGCGCCGACGAACCTCCTCCACGTCTGTTTCGACAACGCGGCGCACGCCTCGACGGGCGGGCAGCGGACCATCTCCGATCGCGTCCGGCTCGACGCGGTCGCGCGCGCGGCGGGCTATGCCTGGGTCGGGCGCGTCGAGACGCCCGCCGAGCTCACGGGGCAGGTGCCGGCGTTTCTCGCCAAGGAAGGGCCGGCTTTCCTGCTCGTGCGGATCGCCCTCGGGCCGCCCGGACCTCCTGGGCCACGCATTCCCTACACGCCCACCGAGATGACGGCGCGCATGCGACGCGCTCTCGGCGCGGACTCGTGACGCCGCGCGACGAGGAAGCCCTCGGGCGGCTCCTCGACCGCATCGAGGAGCTCGATCGACAGGGCGACGCGCGGGCGCTGCGTCGCGAGGTCCAGCGCGGGCGGACGCGCTTTCCGGAATCCATCGACATGATGGAATGGGATGCGATGCTCGCGAGCGAGGACGGCCGCCTCGCCCCCGCGCTCGAGGTGCTCGACGCCATCCTCGTGCGGGCGCCGCGGCGCTTCTGGCCGCGACGCGAGCGGGCCGCGGTGCTCCTCGACCTCGGACGCTTCGAGGACGCGCTCGCAGCCCTCGACGATCTCGGGCGGGCGGCGAAGCTGCGCGACGACGACGAGCGCGCGAGCCTGCACCACGACCGCGGACTCTGCCTCGATCGCCTCGGCCGCGCCGCCGAGGCCGATCGCGAGTTCGCCCGCGCGGCGCGCCTCCACCCCAAGCAGTTCTTCGTGCCGCTGCGACTCTCGGCCGAGGAGTTCGACGTGCTGGTCGAGCGCGCGATCGATCACATCCCGCGGCGGTTCCAGAAGTACCTGCGGCAGACGGTCGTCACCGTCGACGACTATCCGCCGCTCGACTCAGAGGACCCGTTCGTTCTCGGCGTCTACCACGGGGTGCCGCGGCCCCAGCGCAGTGCGCTCAGCACGGACGATCCCGACACGATCATCGTCTTCAAGCGCTCGCACGAGATCACCTGTCGCGACGGCGCGAAGCTGGAAGAAGAAGTCGTGCGTACGGTCGTGCACGAGATCGCGCACCACTTCGGCATCGAGCACGAGGACATGGGCGACTTTCGCTAGCGCGCCGCCCAGTTGACGCTGGGGCCTCCCATCCCCCATGACGGAGGCATGCGTGCCGGCTGGACGGGTGTCCTCTTCGCGATCGGTCTCGTCTCGGAGGCGGGAGCCGCGGTGTTCACCGTGACGAGCACCGCCGATTCCGGGATGGGCACGCTTCGCAACGCGATCACCGCGGCGAACGCGACGGCCGAGGCCGACACGATCACGTTCAACCTGGGGTCGAATCCACCGGCGATCGTCCTCAACGGCGAGCTGCCGATCATCACCCAGCCGCTCACGATCGACGGATACACGCAGACGGGGTCCAGCCGGAACACGCTCACGAACGGCAGCAACGCCGTGCTCGCGGTCGAGGTCACCACGCCGCCCTCGGTGTTCGCACCGAGCTACGCGATCCGCATCCAGGCGGCCGACTGTGCCGTTCGCGGTCTGGTCGTGAACGTATTCACCCACGCGGTGTCGATCGAGGCCCCCGCCACCCGCACGACCGTCGAGGGGAACTTCTTCGGGACGGACCGGGCGGGGACGACCGGTCTCGACTCCACGGGTGTCGGGCACGGTACGAACGTGCTCGTGTACGGCGGCACCAACAGCACGATCGGCGGCTCCACGCTCGGGGCGCGCAACGTCATCATGGGGCAGGTCCAGGTCAGTCTCCCGGGCGCGACCGGAAATCGTATCGAGAACAACGTGATCGGTCTCGATCGCACCGGGACGACGAAGCTCGGCGCCACCTCCGAAGCCGTGGTCGTCGACGGCCCCATGACCACGGTCATCGACAACGTGATCGCGGGTAGCCCCGGCGCCGGCATCCGGGTCCGCGCGAACGGGACGACGATCGTGGGGAACCTCATCGGAACGGACGCCGGCGGCACGGTCGCGATCGGGAACGACTTCGACGGCATCATCGTGGACCTCTCCTCGGAGGACACGGTGATCGGCGGGACGGCGAAGGGCGCGGGCAACGTCATCGGAGCGAGCCTCAAGAGCGGGATCATCATCGCCGGGGTATCGACGCGCACCGTCGTCCAGAACAACGCCATCGGCGTCGACCGTGGCGGCAGCGTCGCGCTCGGGAACACCGAGGGTGGCATCGCCGTCATCGGTGGTGCGTTCGATACGACGATCACCGGCAACACGATCGCCAACAACCAGGAAGGCGGCGTGCTGTTCTCGCCCGACGCCGGCGCGCCGACCGCGATCCTCGGCAACGTGATCCGCGACAACGTGGGACTCGGCATCGACTTCGGCGGCGACGGCATCACGCCGAACGACGCGGGCGACGGCGACATCGGAGTGAACGGGCTCGGCTTCCAGAACTTCCCGGTGCTGACGAGCGCCCTCGGCGGCTGTGGCGGTCCGACCACGATCGCGGGAACGCTCGACGCGATGCCGGGCACCTATCGCCTCGAGTTCTTCGCCAACCCGACCTGCGATCCGTCCGGCGCCGGCGAAGGGGCCCGGTTCCTCGGCTCCACGACCATCACGGCGAGCGGCGGCGTGCAGAGCTTCTCGGCCACGGTCGGGGGCTCCGCCGATCCCGGCCAGGTGGTGACGGCGACGGCCTCGGCCGAGGGCGTCGAGACGTCCGAGTTCTCGCTCTGCTTCACGATCGGGCCGCCTCCGTGCACCGTCGAGGGATGCGCCGACGGCGATCCGTGCACGCAG
This genomic interval carries:
- a CDS encoding thiamine pyrophosphate-binding protein, with product MAFPADRFVDSLLTAGIDFATGVPCSLVGPVIAELERRELYHGETREDAALGVAAGAYLGGKLPMVVMQNSGLGVCLNALASLHLLYEMPCLVLVTWRGMAGKDAPEHLVMGEVMPRLLDLFGIPWRAPEPDALAGDVAWAGERLRATRKPVALVVRPGLFTTHG
- a CDS encoding thiamine pyrophosphate-dependent enzyme, whose protein sequence is MTLADALAIIMPRLTNEACVCSNGFMSRAAYGARDSDASFYMIGSMGLASSIGLGIATARPSRRVLVLDGDGNVLMNMGTLATIAVAAPTNLLHVCFDNAAHASTGGQRTISDRVRLDAVARAAGYAWVGRVETPAELTGQVPAFLAKEGPAFLLVRIALGPPGPPGPRIPYTPTEMTARMRRALGADS
- a CDS encoding metallopeptidase family protein — encoded protein: MTPRDEEALGRLLDRIEELDRQGDARALRREVQRGRTRFPESIDMMEWDAMLASEDGRLAPALEVLDAILVRAPRRFWPRRERAAVLLDLGRFEDALAALDDLGRAAKLRDDDERASLHHDRGLCLDRLGRAAEADREFARAARLHPKQFFVPLRLSAEEFDVLVERAIDHIPRRFQKYLRQTVVTVDDYPPLDSEDPFVLGVYHGVPRPQRSALSTDDPDTIIVFKRSHEITCRDGAKLEEEVVRTVVHEIAHHFGIEHEDMGDFR
- a CDS encoding right-handed parallel beta-helix repeat-containing protein, with amino-acid sequence MRAGWTGVLFAIGLVSEAGAAVFTVTSTADSGMGTLRNAITAANATAEADTITFNLGSNPPAIVLNGELPIITQPLTIDGYTQTGSSRNTLTNGSNAVLAVEVTTPPSVFAPSYAIRIQAADCAVRGLVVNVFTHAVSIEAPATRTTVEGNFFGTDRAGTTGLDSTGVGHGTNVLVYGGTNSTIGGSTLGARNVIMGQVQVSLPGATGNRIENNVIGLDRTGTTKLGATSEAVVVDGPMTTVIDNVIAGSPGAGIRVRANGTTIVGNLIGTDAGGTVAIGNDFDGIIVDLSSEDTVIGGTAKGAGNVIGASLKSGIIIAGVSTRTVVQNNAIGVDRGGSVALGNTEGGIAVIGGAFDTTITGNTIANNQEGGVLFSPDAGAPTAILGNVIRDNVGLGIDFGGDGITPNDAGDGDIGVNGLGFQNFPVLTSALGGCGGPTTIAGTLDAMPGTYRLEFFANPTCDPSGAGEGARFLGSTTITASGGVQSFSATVGGSADPGQVVTATASAEGVETSEFSLCFTIGPPPCTVEGCADGDPCTQDGCSGAGIGCCLHDQRTGFDSATCIFDEGGFDALACQGETLPRGVTKRFGKAQALLQKARDIGSGKRAKRRATRAAKTLGGGIPVANKAVKKHKLSSGCRDALVLFLTDGQTRAEALAGTL